In Bactrocera oleae isolate idBacOlea1 chromosome 3, idBacOlea1, whole genome shotgun sequence, a genomic segment contains:
- the LOC106615604 gene encoding protein phosphatase 1L isoform X2 translates to MDDELEDKVFYQAYVSHMKILSKFAVGFSSINSPLAYIWKLCRLYLLRPEVIFFGVILFIFLIYLQAVDAWSRGLLGRIQTTLGRQKANRPKLTNEASGHGDYQCWEEVRQQSAVYALLGRRPRMEDRYIIEENINNNTGISFFAIFDGHGGEFAVDFAKDILVKNIYNKIIATTKLMGNQQQLSESSKKAALDADYAEYDASPYLKRKASRKDESNKENNEPSVRRRDSLRKAHSTADDCKTPSGGKQQKDTDVFTSKLNSLMRGSNAAKEALFGGGKDAGSEGGKSNGPPQNFDAKCYIENGKINYGKLITDEVLAADYKLVEAAKKQTNIAGTTALIAVIEGSKLTVANVGDSRGVMCDSRGIAIPLSFDHKPQQVRERKRIHDAGGFIAFRGVWRVAGILATSRALGDYPLKDKNLVIANPDILTFDLNDHKPLFLILATDGLWDTFNNEEACTFVKKHLHEADFGAKALTMESYQRGSVDNITVLLVVFRNGDYRISSATTTSATATKTRNAAAAASLSASASSTKFPVNNNAAKFPVTNLIRSNSGVTAK, encoded by the exons ATGGATGACGAGTTGGAGGATAAAGTCTTTTATCAAGCATACGTTTCCCACATGAAGATTCTATCGAAATTCGCTGTGGGCTTTTCGTCCATCAATTCGCCCTTGGCGTACATATGGAAATTATGTCGCCTCTATCTACTACGACCCGAAGTGATATTTTTCGGTGTGATTCTtttcattttcttaatttacttACAAGCTGTTGATGCCTGGAGTCGTGGCCTATTGGGGCGTATACAAACGACACTTGGTCGTCAGAAGGCAAATCGGCCGAAGTTGACAAATGAGGCAAGCGGTCATGGTGATTATCAATGTTGGGAAGAGGTGCGTCAACAAAGTGCCGTTTATGCGTTACTCGGACGGCGACCACGCATGGAAGACAG ATACATCATCGAAGAGAATATCAATAACAATACAGGAATCTCGTTTTTTGCCATCTTCGATGGTCATGGCGGTGAATTTGCGGTGGATTTTGCAAAagatattttagtgaaaaatatttacaataaaattatcgCAACAACAAAGCTAATGGGCAATCAACAACAGCTGTCTGAAAGTAGTAAAAAAGCAGCACTCGATGCTGATTACGCAGAATATGACGCGAGTCCATACCTGAAGCGGAAGGCAAGCCGTAAAGATGAAAGCAATAAGGAGAATAATGAGCCGTCAGTGCGTCGACGGGACAGTCTGCGCAAGGCACACAG TACCGCAGATGATTGCAAGACACCCTCTGgtggcaaacaacaaaaggACACCGATGTCTTCACTTCCAAACTGAATTCTCTAATGCGCGGCAGCAATGCGGCCAAGGAGGCTCTATTCGGTGGCGGTAAGGATGCTGGCAGTGAGGGCGGCAAATCAAATGGACCACCACAGAATTTCGACGCCAAATGTTACattgaaaatggaaaaattaattatggcAAATTAATTACAGACGAAGTCTTGGCCGCCGACTACAAACTGGTTGAAGCAGCAAAGAAGCAG acCAATATTGCCGGCACCACAGCACTGATCGCCGTCATCGAGGGCAGCAAACTGACCGTTGCGAACGTTGGCGATTCGCGTGGTGTTATGTGTGACTCACGTGGAATAGCGATACCGCTGTCATTCGATCACAAACCGCAGCAG GTGCGTGAGCGCAAGCGTATCCACGATGCTGGCGGCTTCATCGCATTTCGTGGCGTTTGGCGTGTGGCCGGCATATTAGCGACGTCCCGTGCGCTCGGCGATTATCCATTGAAGGACAAAAATCTAGTCATAGCCAATCCGGATATATTGACCTTCGACTTGAATGACCACAA GCCCTTATTTCTGATACTCGCCACAGATGGTCTGTGGGACACCTTCAACAATGAGGAGGCCTGCACTTTTGTCAAAAAGCATCTACACGAAGCGGACTTTGGCGCCAAAGCGTTAACAATGGAATCATATCAACGTGGTTCAGTGGACAATATCACCGTGCTGTTGGTAGTTTTTCGTAATGGCGATTATCGTATCAGTTCGGCCACAACAACGAGTGCAACTGCAACGAAGACCCGCAATGCAGCTGCGGCAGCCTCACTGTCTGCTTCGGCGTCGTCAACTAAATTTCCCGTAAACAATAATGCAGCGAAATTTCCCGTAACAAATTTAATTCGTTCGAATAGTGGCGTCACCGCAAAGTAA
- the Rack1 gene encoding small ribosomal subunit protein RACK1, with protein sequence MSETLQLRGTLVGHTGWVTQIATNPKDPDTIISASRDKTLIVWKLTRDEDTNYGFPQKRLYGHSHFISDVVLSSDGNYALSGSWDKTLRLWDLAAGKTTRRFEDHTKDVLSVAFSADNRQIVSGSRDKTIKLWNTLAECKFTIQEDGHSDWVSCVRFSPNHSNPIIVSCGWDRTVKVWNLANCKLKNNHHGHNGYLNTVTVSPDGSLCTSGGKDSKALLWDLNDGKNLYTLEHNDIINALCFSPNRYWLCVAYGPSIKIWDLACKKTVEELRPEVVSGNSKADPPQCLSLAWSTDGQTLFAGYSDKTIRVWQVSVSAH encoded by the exons ATGAGTGAAACTCTGCAATTGCGCGGTACCCTTGTTGGTCACACTGGCTGGGTAACACAAATCGCCACCAACCCAAAGGATCCCGACACCATCATCTCGGCTTCTCGTG ATAAGACCCTTATCGTCTGGAAATTGACCCGCGACGAAGACACCAACTACGGTTTCCCACAAAAGCGTTTGTACGGACACTCCCACTTCATTAGCGATGTTGTGCTCTCATCCGATGGTAACTACGCTCTGTCTGGCTCATGGGACAAGACTTTGCGCTTGTGGGATTTGGCTGCTGGCAAAACCACCCGTCGTTTTGAAGATCACACCAAG GATGTGCTCTCGGTAGCTTTCTCCGCTGACAATCGTCAAATTGTCTCCGGTTCTCGGGACAAGACTATCAAGTTGTGGAACACTTTGGCCGAGTGCAAGTTCACCATCCAGGAAGACGGTCACAGTGATTGGGTATCTTGCGTACGCTTCTCACCAAACCATTCCAACCCAATTATCGTTTCTTGCGGTTGGGATCGCACCGTCAAGGTCTGGAACTTGGCTAACTGCAAGTTGAAGAACAACCACCACGGCCACAATGGCTACTTGAACACCGTGACTGTCTCACCCGACGGTTCGCTCTGCACATCCGGTGGCAAGGACTCCAAGGCCTTGTTGTGGGATCTTAATGACGGCAAGAACTTGTACACTTTGGAACACAATGACATCATCAATGCTTTGTGCTTCTCACCCAACCGTTACTGGTTGTGCGTCGCTTATGGTCCATCCATCAAGATCTGGGATTTGGCATGCAAGAAGACCGTCGAGGAGCTCCGCCCCGAGGTTGTGTCGGGCAACTCTAAGGCCGATCCACCACAGTGTTTGTCGTTGGCTTGGTCCACTGACGGCCAGACTTTGTTCGCTGGCTACTCTGACAAAACCATTCGCGTATGGCAAGTCTCTGTCTCTGCTCACTAA
- the JhI-21 gene encoding large neutral amino acids transporter small subunit 1, whose amino-acid sequence MTERYANGVSTSLVNNSQPVASNGGAAATGAAASFNGHGNGNAPMPESDDGDKIVLKRKLTLMNGVAIIVGTIIGSGIFIAPTGVFNYTESVGSSLLIWAACGILSTIGALCYAELGTSITRSGGDYAYLLVAFGPLVGFLRLWIALLIIRPTTQTIVALTFAQYAAKPFFEDCSPPESAVKILAAICLCLLTAINCLSVKWSMKVQDIFTAGKLVALVMVILAGLYYLALGRFENFENAWEGNYDAGNIGFAFYSGLFAFGGWNYLNFVTEELQDPYKNLPRAIWIAMPLVTGIYVLVNLAYFVVVSKTEMLSSLAVAVTFGNRVFGPLAFMVPIFVALSTFGGVNGVLFTSARLFATGAQEGHLPKFFTLFHIKQQTPIPSLIFSCIMSLLTLLTANVYVLINYFSAMLWLSVVASIAGMLWMRHSKPNIPRPIRVHLALPIIFIICCLTLVLLPSFKDPMNLIVGIGITVAGIPFYYLCIARKNKPACYGKLSRGMVNFCRAMFNTELIESSGSDEK is encoded by the exons ATGACAGAACGTTATGCTAATGGTGTTAGCACAAGTTTAGTAAATAATTCGCAACCTGTTGCAAGCAATGGTGGCGCAGCCGCCACCGGCGCCGCCGCTTCGTTCAACGGCCATGGAAATGGCAATGCGCCAATGCCTGAATCTGACGACGGTGATAAAATCGTATTAAAACGCAAACTGACGCTAATGAACGGTGTGGCTATCATTGTGGGCACTATTATCGGTTCCGGAATATTTATAGCGCCAACAGGTGTCTTCAACTATACAGA ATCGGTGGGCTCGTCTCTGCTCATTTGGGCTGCTTGCGGCATACTCTCGACAATCGGCGCGCTTTGCTATGCTGAGTTGGGTACGAGCATCACACGTTCGGGTGGCGATTATGCATATTTGTTGGTGGCATTTGGACCGCTAGTCGGCTTTTTGAGATTATGGATAGCTTTGTTAATCATTAGACCAACAACACAG ACAATTGTCGCGTTGACTTTCGCACAATACGCGGCAAAACCATTTTTCGAAGACTGCTCACCGCCAGAATCGGCTGTAAAGATTTTAGCGGCAATTTGTTTGT GTTTGCTTACTGCCATTAACTGTTTATCCGTCAAATGGTCGATGAAAGTTCAGGACATCTTCACCGCCGGCAAACTTGTGGCATTAGTCATGGTCATTTTAGCTGGCCTCTACTATTTGGCGTTGGGCCGTTTTGAGAATTTCGAAAACGCCTGGGAGGGCAATTATGATGCGGGCAATATTGGATTCGCCTTTTACTCGGGTCTATTTGCATTCGGTGGttggaattatttaaattttgtaacggAGGAATTGCAGGATCCTTACAA GAATCTCCCACGCGCTATTTGGATTGCTATGCCCCTAGTCACCGGTATTTATGTGCTTGTGAATCTCGCCTACTTTGTGGTGGTCTCGAAAACGGAAATGCTTAGCTCATTGGCAGTGGCGGTCACGTTCGGTAATCGTGTATTCGGGCCGCTCGCCTTCATGGTGCCGATATTTGTGGCGCTTAGCACATTCGGTGGCGTTAACGGTGTGCTCTTCACATCGGCACGTCTCTTCGCGACGGGCGCACAAGAAGGTCATCTACCTAAATTCTTTACACTATTCCACATCAAACAACAAACGCCCATACCATCACTGATATTCTCG TGCATCATGTCGCTATTGACACTACTCACTGCCAACGTTTACGTTTTGATAAATTACTTCAGCGCCATGTTGTGGCTGTCGGTGGTCGCCAGCATAGCGGGTATGCTGTGGATGCGTCACTCCaa ACCGAACATTCCGCGACCTATTCGCGTGCACCTGGCACTGCCAATAATCTTCATTATATGCTGCCTGACCCTGGTGCTCTTACCAAGCTTCAAGGATCCGATGAATCTCATTGTAGGTATCGGCATTACCGTTGCGGGTATACCGTTTTATTATCTATGCATAGCGCGTAAGAATAAGCCAGCTTGCTATGGTAAACTCTCACGTGGTATGGTGAATTTCTGTAGAGCCATGTTTAATACGGAACTTATAGAGAGTAGTGGAAGTGACGAGAAATAA